A genome region from Paludibacterium sp. B53371 includes the following:
- a CDS encoding site-2 protease family protein, with the protein MDTLTLLQKISVYALPVLLAITVHEAAHAYAAKRFGDPTAFVLGRMTLNPLRHIDPFGTILLPLLCLSVGGFIFGWAKPVPVNFGALRNPRVGGRWVAAAGPAANLAMALIWTLLLKCALWMDNSYSEPLALMSQAGMMINVMLFAFNLLPILPLDGGRVLESLLPRRLAWQYSRSEPYGMYILIGLLILGQVGGIHILSLLLSPLVQLVYGLMGMLL; encoded by the coding sequence ATGGATACACTCACGCTACTGCAAAAAATTTCGGTTTATGCCCTGCCGGTGCTGCTGGCCATCACCGTGCACGAGGCGGCCCATGCTTATGCGGCCAAGCGTTTCGGCGATCCGACTGCCTTCGTGCTCGGCCGCATGACGCTCAACCCGCTCAGGCACATTGACCCGTTCGGTACCATCCTGCTGCCGCTGCTGTGCCTGTCGGTCGGTGGATTTATTTTTGGCTGGGCCAAGCCGGTGCCAGTCAATTTCGGCGCACTGCGCAATCCGCGCGTCGGTGGTCGCTGGGTGGCGGCGGCCGGTCCGGCGGCCAATCTGGCGATGGCGCTGATCTGGACCCTGCTGCTCAAGTGTGCGCTGTGGATGGACAACAGTTACAGCGAGCCGCTGGCGCTGATGAGCCAGGCCGGCATGATGATCAATGTCATGCTGTTTGCCTTCAACCTGCTGCCCATCCTGCCGCTGGACGGTGGTCGCGTGCTGGAAAGTCTGCTGCCGCGCCGGCTGGCCTGGCAGTACTCGCGCAGCGAGCCCTATGGCATGTACATCCTGATCGGTCTGCTGATCCTGGGGCAGGTGGGGGGCATTCATATCCTGTCCTTGCTGCTGTCGCCGCTGGTTCAGCTGGTGTACGGCCTGATGGGCATGCTGCTGTAA
- a CDS encoding L-threonylcarbamoyladenylate synthase codes for MAQFFVIHPDNPQQRLIREAVKILQEGGVIVYPTDSCYALGCKLGDKQAMERILSIRQVDLKHHLTLVCNNLSELANYAKVDNAQFRLLKAATPGSFTFILQATREVPRRTLHPKRSTIGLRVPDHKVALALLQELGEPILSSTLMLPGDEEPLCDPYDIRDRLEHQVDLILDGGWCGSDPTTVIDLTEGAELIRRGKGDPALFGLA; via the coding sequence ATGGCACAGTTTTTTGTGATTCATCCGGATAATCCGCAGCAGCGACTGATTCGCGAAGCGGTGAAGATCCTGCAGGAAGGCGGGGTGATTGTTTATCCGACCGACTCCTGTTATGCCCTGGGCTGCAAGCTGGGCGACAAGCAGGCGATGGAGCGTATCCTGAGCATCCGCCAGGTCGATCTCAAGCATCACCTGACCCTGGTCTGCAACAATCTGTCCGAGCTGGCCAATTACGCCAAGGTGGACAATGCCCAGTTCCGCTTGCTCAAGGCGGCCACACCGGGCAGTTTCACCTTCATTTTGCAGGCGACGCGCGAAGTGCCGCGCCGCACCCTGCATCCCAAGCGTTCGACCATTGGGCTGCGCGTCCCGGATCACAAGGTGGCGCTGGCGCTGCTGCAGGAGCTGGGCGAGCCGATTCTGTCCTCGACCCTGATGTTGCCGGGCGATGAAGAACCGCTGTGCGACCCTTACGACATCCGCGACCGGCTGGAGCATCAGGTGGATCTGATCCTCGATGGTGGTTGGTGCGGCAGTGATCCGACCACGGTGATCGATCTGACTGAAGGTGCCGAACTGATCCGGCGCGGCAAGGGTGATCCGGCGCTGTTTGGTCTGGCCTGA